The following are encoded together in the Serratia odorifera genome:
- the flgE gene encoding flagellar hook protein FlgE, with protein MAFSQAVSGLNAAATNLDVIGNNIANSATAGFKSGSVSFADMFAGSQVGLGVKVAGITQNFNGGTTTSTNRALDVAITENGFFRMQDSDGGIFYSRNGQFKLDENRNLVNMQGLNLTGYPAAGTPPTIQQGADPVPLSIPEGMMNAKSTTSGSMVANLKSTHSVPANGTFDPNKSDSYNYVNTITTYDSLGNAHNVNAYFVKTADNKWDVYTQDGSVTGAPAAKAGSLNFNASGALTETLDASGVATADFNLTIPMSAKDGAPAQNFTLSFAGSMQQNVGSDSVSKVAQNGYTAGEYNNFQIEKDGTVVGIYSNQQKQVLGQIVLANFSNPEGLASKGDNVWQETGASGQPRVGTAGGGGFGNLTSGALEASNVDLSQELVNMIVAQRNYQSNAQTIKTQDSILQTLVSLR; from the coding sequence TTCGCCGACATGTTTGCCGGTTCACAGGTCGGGTTGGGCGTCAAAGTGGCTGGCATCACCCAGAACTTCAACGGTGGCACCACCACCAGCACCAATCGCGCACTGGACGTTGCCATCACCGAAAACGGCTTCTTCCGCATGCAGGACAGCGACGGCGGCATTTTCTACAGCCGCAACGGCCAGTTCAAACTGGATGAAAACCGTAACCTGGTCAACATGCAGGGACTGAACCTGACCGGCTATCCGGCGGCCGGCACGCCGCCGACCATTCAGCAGGGCGCGGATCCGGTGCCGCTGAGCATTCCGGAAGGCATGATGAATGCCAAGTCGACCACCTCCGGCAGCATGGTCGCCAACCTGAAATCTACCCATAGCGTGCCCGCCAACGGCACCTTCGATCCGAACAAATCGGATTCTTACAACTATGTAAATACCATTACCACCTACGACTCACTGGGCAACGCGCACAACGTGAACGCCTACTTTGTCAAAACCGCCGATAACAAATGGGATGTCTATACCCAGGACGGCAGCGTCACCGGTGCCCCGGCGGCCAAGGCCGGTAGCCTGAACTTCAATGCAAGTGGCGCGCTGACCGAAACGCTGGACGCCAGCGGCGTGGCTACCGCCGATTTCAATCTGACCATCCCGATGTCTGCCAAGGACGGTGCGCCAGCGCAGAACTTCACGCTCAGCTTTGCCGGCAGCATGCAGCAGAACGTTGGCAGCGACTCGGTGAGCAAAGTGGCGCAGAACGGCTATACCGCCGGAGAATACAACAACTTCCAGATCGAAAAAGACGGTACCGTGGTTGGCATTTACTCTAACCAACAGAAACAGGTACTGGGTCAAATCGTGCTGGCCAACTTCTCCAACCCGGAAGGCCTGGCGTCGAAGGGCGATAACGTGTGGCAGGAAACCGGGGCGTCCGGGCAGCCACGGGTCGGCACTGCAGGCGGCGGCGGGTTCGGTAACCTCACCAGCGGTGCGCTGGAAGCCTCCAACGTCGATCTGAGTCAGGAACTGGTCAACATGATCGTCGCGCAGCGTAACTATCAGTCGAACGCGCAAACCATCAAAACCCAGGATTCGATCCTGCAAACGCTGGTCAGCCTGCGTTAA
- a CDS encoding flagellar basal body rod protein FlgF, translating into MDHAIYTAMGAARQTLDQQAITANNLANASTPGFRAQLAALRAVPVDGPSLQTRTLVTASTPGADMSQGALNYTGRPLDVALQQDGFLALQQADGSEAYTRNGNIQISSTGQLTVQGLPLMGDGGPIEVPPQAEITIAADGTISALNPGDPPNTIAQIGRLKLVKADAREVMRGDDGLFHLTPATREQRGNQLQNDPLVQVMPGVIEGSNVKPMETMVDMIANARRFEMQMKVIHSVDENEQRANSLLSMS; encoded by the coding sequence ATGGACCACGCGATTTATACCGCCATGGGCGCGGCGCGGCAGACGTTAGACCAGCAGGCGATTACCGCCAATAACCTGGCCAACGCCTCGACGCCGGGTTTCCGCGCGCAGCTGGCGGCGCTGCGTGCGGTGCCGGTGGACGGCCCGAGTCTGCAAACGCGCACGCTGGTTACCGCCTCGACGCCGGGCGCCGACATGAGTCAGGGGGCGCTGAACTACACCGGACGCCCGCTGGACGTGGCGCTGCAACAGGATGGTTTCCTGGCCTTGCAGCAGGCGGACGGCAGCGAAGCCTATACCCGCAACGGCAATATCCAGATCTCGTCCACCGGGCAACTGACGGTGCAGGGACTGCCGTTGATGGGGGACGGCGGCCCGATTGAGGTGCCACCGCAGGCTGAAATCACCATCGCCGCCGACGGCACCATTTCGGCGCTCAACCCCGGTGATCCACCTAACACCATCGCGCAAATCGGCCGGCTGAAGCTGGTCAAGGCCGACGCCAGGGAAGTGATGCGCGGCGATGACGGTCTATTCCATCTGACGCCGGCCACCCGCGAGCAACGCGGCAATCAGTTGCAAAACGATCCGCTGGTGCAGGTGATGCCGGGGGTGATTGAGGGCAGCAACGTCAAGCCGATGGAAACCATGGTCGACATGATCGCCAACGCCCGACGTTTCGAAATGCAGATGAAGGTCATCCACAGCGTGGATGAGAATGAACAACGCGCCAACTCATTGTTGTCAATGAGCTGA
- the flgG gene encoding flagellar basal-body rod protein FlgG, which produces MIPSLWIAKTGLDAQQTNMDVIANNLANVSTNGFKRQRAVFEDLLYQTMRQPGAQSSEQTTLPSGLQIGTGVRPVATERLHSQGNLSQTNNSKDVAIKGQGYFQVMLPDGSQAYTRDGSFQIDQNGQLVTASGFQVQPAITIPANALSITVGRDGIVSVTQQGQTAAQQVGQLTLTTFINDSGLESVGENLYQETESSGAPNESTPGLNGAGLLYQGYVETSNVNVAEELVNMIQVQRAYEINSKAVSTSDQMLQKLTQL; this is translated from the coding sequence ATGATCCCATCATTATGGATTGCCAAAACCGGTCTGGATGCGCAGCAGACCAATATGGACGTGATTGCCAATAATCTGGCGAACGTCAGCACCAACGGCTTCAAGCGTCAGCGCGCGGTATTTGAAGATTTGCTGTATCAAACCATGCGCCAGCCAGGGGCACAGTCCTCCGAGCAAACCACCTTGCCGTCCGGCTTGCAGATCGGCACCGGCGTGCGTCCGGTGGCCACCGAGCGGTTGCACAGCCAGGGCAACCTGTCGCAGACCAATAACAGCAAAGACGTGGCGATCAAAGGGCAGGGCTATTTTCAGGTGATGTTGCCGGACGGCAGTCAGGCCTATACCCGCGACGGGTCGTTCCAGATCGATCAGAACGGCCAGTTGGTCACCGCCAGCGGTTTTCAGGTGCAACCGGCGATCACCATTCCCGCCAATGCCCTGAGCATTACCGTTGGGCGTGACGGTATCGTCAGCGTCACCCAGCAGGGCCAGACGGCGGCACAGCAGGTGGGTCAACTGACGCTGACCACCTTTATCAACGACAGCGGCCTGGAAAGCGTTGGCGAGAATCTGTATCAGGAAACCGAGAGCTCCGGCGCGCCGAATGAAAGCACCCCGGGTCTCAACGGCGCCGGACTGCTGTATCAGGGGTATGTTGAAACCTCCAACGTCAACGTGGCGGAAGAGTTGGTCAATATGATCCAGGTGCAGCGTGCGTATGAAATCAACAGCAAGGCGGTTTCCACCTCCGATCAGATGCTGCAGAAACTGACGCAGCTGTAA
- the flgH gene encoding flagellar basal body L-ring protein FlgH: MLMLTIGGCAYIPHKPLVDGSTSAQPAPASAPMPNGSIFQSVQPMNYGYQPLFEDRRPRNIGDTLTIVLQENVSASKSSSANASRNGSSKFGVATAPRYLDGLFGNARADMEMSGDNTFGGKGGANANNTFNGTITVTVNQVLANGNLHVVGEKQIAINQGTEFIRFSGVVNPRTISGNNSVTSTQVADARIEYVGNGYINEAQTMGWLQRFFLNLSPY; this comes from the coding sequence ATGCTGATGTTGACTATCGGCGGCTGCGCCTATATTCCGCATAAACCGCTGGTCGACGGTTCAACCAGCGCACAGCCGGCGCCGGCCAGCGCACCGATGCCCAACGGTTCGATTTTCCAGTCCGTGCAGCCGATGAACTACGGCTATCAGCCGCTGTTCGAGGATCGCCGGCCACGTAACATCGGCGATACCCTGACTATCGTGCTGCAAGAAAATGTCAGCGCCAGCAAAAGTTCTTCGGCCAATGCCAGCCGCAACGGCAGCAGCAAGTTCGGCGTTGCCACCGCCCCGCGCTACCTCGACGGCCTGTTTGGCAACGCGCGCGCCGACATGGAAATGTCCGGCGACAACACCTTTGGTGGCAAGGGCGGCGCCAATGCCAACAATACCTTCAATGGCACCATTACCGTCACCGTCAATCAGGTATTGGCCAACGGCAACCTGCACGTGGTGGGGGAAAAACAGATCGCCATCAATCAGGGCACGGAATTTATCCGCTTCTCCGGCGTGGTCAACCCGCGCACCATCAGCGGCAACAACTCGGTGACCTCGACCCAGGTGGCGGACGCTCGCATTGAATACGTCGGCAACGGCTATATCAATGAAGCGCAGACCATGGGGTGGTTACAACGCTTCTTCCTGAACCTGTCACCGTATTAA
- the flgJ gene encoding flagellar assembly peptidoglycan hydrolase FlgJ: MSRDLMSLSGAAYDAQALNGLKTAAAADPHGNLKQVAQQVEGMFVQMMLKSMRAALPQDGALSSDQTRLYTSLYDQQIAQQMSQKGLGLAEMMVKQLGSAGARPSETAGTRPMALDNFTPAQLTFDRQRLQSLPNQTLEQLVRRAMPQTPPLPSLTNGNFVARLSISARLASQQSGIPHQLIVAQAALESGWGQREIPTADGSPSYNLFGIKAGSSWNGPVTEIATTEFEQGTAKTIKARFRVYGSYVEAIADYVKLLTGNPRYANVAAARSPEQAAYALQQAGYATDPQYAKKLVSVIQQMKNAGEQVAKAYSHDLQELF; this comes from the coding sequence ATGAGTCGCGATCTGATGAGCCTGTCCGGAGCGGCGTACGACGCTCAGGCGCTGAACGGGCTAAAAACCGCCGCCGCTGCCGATCCGCACGGCAATCTGAAGCAGGTTGCCCAGCAGGTGGAAGGAATGTTCGTGCAGATGATGCTGAAGAGCATGCGTGCCGCGCTGCCGCAGGACGGCGCGCTGAGCAGCGATCAGACCCGGCTGTACACCTCGCTGTACGATCAGCAAATTGCTCAGCAGATGTCGCAAAAAGGGTTGGGGCTGGCGGAAATGATGGTGAAACAGCTGGGCAGTGCCGGCGCGCGCCCGAGCGAAACCGCCGGTACGCGGCCGATGGCGCTGGACAACTTCACGCCGGCGCAGCTGACGTTTGACAGGCAGAGGCTGCAAAGTTTGCCGAACCAGACGCTGGAGCAACTGGTGCGGCGCGCCATGCCGCAAACGCCGCCGCTGCCGTCGTTGACCAACGGCAACTTTGTGGCTCGACTGTCGATTTCGGCACGGCTGGCCAGTCAGCAAAGCGGTATCCCGCATCAGCTGATCGTCGCGCAGGCGGCGTTGGAATCCGGCTGGGGCCAGCGCGAGATCCCGACCGCCGACGGTTCTCCAAGCTACAACCTGTTTGGTATCAAGGCCGGCAGCAGCTGGAACGGACCGGTAACGGAGATCGCTACCACTGAATTCGAGCAGGGTACGGCGAAGACGATCAAGGCGCGTTTCCGGGTGTACGGCTCTTACGTCGAAGCGATTGCCGATTACGTCAAACTGTTGACCGGCAACCCGCGTTACGCCAACGTTGCCGCCGCGCGCAGTCCGGAACAGGCGGCCTATGCGCTGCAACAGGCCGGTTACGCCACCGACCCGCAGTACGCCAAAAAGCTGGTCAGCGTGATCCAGCAAATGAAGAACGCCGGGGAACAGGTGGCAAAGGCCTATAGCCACGATCTGCAAGAACTGTTTTAG
- the flgK gene encoding flagellar hook-associated protein FlgK, which yields MSNSLINTAMSGLNAAQVALSTVSNNISNYNVAGYNRQTAILAQNGGMGTMSGFIGNGVTVTSVNREYNQFITNQLRGAQSQAGAHDAYFEKVSQIDNLLADKTNTLSSSMQDFFSNLQNLVSNAGDDASRNTVLGKANGLVNQFNNTDKYLRDMESGVNQQLSDSAVQINNYSQQIAKLNQDITRLRGSGGGEPNALLDQRDQLVSELNQIVGVQVTQQDGDAYSVSFANGLTLVQGNNAYQVEAMPSSQDPSRLTLGYNRGSGASEIPQGQIVSGSVSGVLKFRSEALDSARNQLGQIALAMADNFNQQHRAGFDINGDAGGDFFSFSGGRVVENTRNVGDATLGVSYTDTGKVQASDYRVEFDGNNWQVTRLSDNTPITASAGTDASGTPTLAFEGLQVSIDGNAQKNDSFTVKPVSDVAGSLKVAISDAGKIAAAGADDGGRGDNDNAKKLLDLQTRKLVDGKATLTGAYASLVSNVGNQTATAKSNSAAQGNIVKQLTVQQQSVSGVNLDEEYGELLRFQQYYMANAQVIQTASSLFDAILSIR from the coding sequence ATGTCTAATAGCTTAATCAACACCGCGATGAGTGGTCTGAATGCGGCGCAGGTGGCGCTCAGCACCGTCAGCAACAATATTTCCAATTACAACGTTGCCGGCTACAACCGGCAGACGGCGATTCTGGCGCAGAACGGCGGAATGGGCACCATGTCCGGCTTTATCGGCAACGGCGTCACCGTGACCAGCGTCAACCGTGAATACAATCAGTTCATCACCAATCAACTGCGTGGCGCGCAAAGCCAGGCAGGCGCGCACGATGCGTATTTCGAGAAAGTGTCGCAAATCGATAATCTGCTGGCGGATAAAACCAATACCTTGTCCAGCAGCATGCAGGACTTCTTCAGCAATCTGCAAAACCTGGTCAGCAACGCCGGCGACGACGCGTCGCGCAATACCGTGCTGGGCAAGGCCAACGGCTTGGTGAACCAGTTTAACAACACCGATAAATATCTGCGCGATATGGAAAGCGGCGTCAATCAGCAACTGAGCGACAGCGCGGTACAAATCAACAACTACAGCCAGCAGATTGCCAAACTGAACCAGGACATCACGCGCTTGCGCGGCAGCGGCGGCGGTGAGCCGAACGCATTGCTCGATCAGCGCGACCAGTTGGTGAGCGAACTGAATCAGATAGTCGGCGTGCAGGTGACCCAGCAGGACGGCGATGCGTATAGCGTCTCTTTTGCCAATGGCCTGACGCTGGTGCAGGGCAACAACGCCTATCAGGTAGAGGCGATGCCATCCAGCCAGGATCCGTCGCGTTTGACGCTGGGCTATAACCGCGGCTCGGGCGCCAGCGAAATTCCACAAGGGCAGATCGTCAGCGGCAGCGTCAGCGGCGTGTTGAAGTTCCGCAGCGAAGCGCTGGACAGCGCGCGTAACCAGCTTGGGCAGATTGCTCTGGCGATGGCGGACAATTTTAACCAGCAACACCGGGCTGGTTTTGACATCAATGGCGACGCCGGCGGCGATTTCTTCAGCTTTAGCGGCGGCCGGGTGGTGGAAAACACCCGCAACGTTGGCGACGCCACCCTCGGCGTGTCCTATACCGACACCGGCAAAGTACAGGCCAGCGATTACCGCGTGGAGTTCGACGGCAATAACTGGCAGGTCACGCGCCTGTCCGACAACACCCCGATTACCGCCAGCGCCGGTACCGACGCCAGCGGTACGCCGACGCTGGCATTTGAAGGGTTGCAGGTCAGCATTGACGGTAACGCGCAAAAAAATGACAGCTTTACCGTGAAGCCGGTCAGCGACGTGGCGGGCAGCCTGAAGGTGGCCATCAGCGATGCCGGCAAAATTGCCGCCGCCGGTGCCGATGATGGCGGGCGTGGCGATAACGACAACGCCAAAAAACTGCTCGACCTGCAAACCCGGAAACTGGTGGATGGCAAGGCGACGCTGACCGGTGCTTACGCCAGTCTGGTGAGCAACGTCGGCAACCAGACCGCCACCGCCAAAAGCAACAGTGCGGCGCAGGGCAACATCGTCAAGCAGTTGACGGTTCAGCAACAGTCGGTGTCCGGCGTCAACCTGGACGAAGAATACGGCGAACTGCTGCGTTTCCAGCAGTATTACATGGCTAACGCCCAGGTGATCCAAACCGCCAGTTCGCTGTTCGACGCCATCCTGTCCATTCGCTGA
- the flgL gene encoding flagellar hook-associated protein FlgL — protein sequence MRMSTSMMYQQNMSGLTDNQSLWMKSAQQLSSGKKVLTPSDDPLAASQAIMVSQAQAENGQYALARTFARQSVSMEETVLSNVTSGIKDMKALIVNAGDGTLSDNDRASLATQLQGMKDQLLSQANSTDGNGRYMFAGFKNDQPPFVQQADGSIRYQGGSTPIEQKVDANRTMTVGHTGDAIFMTLTSNPKPEPDGSAPVANVFDSIDTALEALKTPLQGADDATREKVSVALDKANRGLDNSYNNVLSVRAELGTQLQEMDTLDSIGKDRDMTNQAQLSALVDVDMVEAISSYFMQQAALQASYKTFSDMQGMSLFQMNR from the coding sequence ATGCGCATGAGCACCAGCATGATGTATCAACAAAACATGAGCGGCCTTACCGATAACCAATCGCTGTGGATGAAATCGGCGCAGCAATTATCCAGCGGTAAAAAAGTGCTGACGCCGTCGGACGATCCTCTGGCGGCCTCGCAGGCGATTATGGTGTCGCAGGCGCAAGCGGAAAACGGCCAGTACGCCCTGGCACGTACCTTCGCACGGCAGAGCGTGTCGATGGAAGAAACCGTACTGTCGAACGTCACCAGCGGCATCAAGGACATGAAGGCGCTGATCGTCAACGCCGGCGACGGCACGCTGAGCGATAACGACCGCGCTTCGCTGGCGACCCAGTTGCAGGGGATGAAAGATCAGTTGCTGAGCCAGGCCAACAGCACCGACGGCAATGGCCGCTACATGTTTGCCGGATTTAAAAACGACCAGCCGCCGTTTGTGCAGCAGGCCGACGGCTCGATCCGTTACCAGGGCGGTTCGACGCCGATCGAACAAAAGGTGGATGCCAATCGCACCATGACCGTTGGCCATACCGGAGATGCCATTTTCATGACGCTGACCAGCAATCCGAAGCCGGAGCCAGACGGCAGTGCGCCGGTCGCCAACGTATTTGACAGTATCGACACGGCGCTGGAGGCGTTGAAAACGCCGTTGCAGGGTGCGGATGACGCCACCCGCGAAAAAGTCAGCGTAGCGTTGGACAAGGCCAACCGCGGTCTGGACAACTCTTACAACAACGTGTTGAGCGTGCGCGCCGAACTGGGCACGCAACTGCAGGAAATGGATACGCTGGACAGCATTGGCAAAGATCGTGATATGACCAATCAGGCGCAATTAAGCGCGCTGGTGGATGTGGATATGGTCGAGGCGATCTCGTCCTACTTTATGCAGCAGGCCGCGCTGCAAGCCTCCTATAAAACCTTCAGCGATATGCAGGGTATGTCGCTGTTCCAGATGAATCGTTAA